GTGTTCCTTCTTGTTCACCCTTCAGAATTTTAGAAGCTCTCGCAAATGAGGATATCGCAAGTCCATTCCAGGACACAATAACCTGGACAAAGAAATCACGTTGAAACCAGATAGAGATGAAgggaaataaaataataatttgaataacAATGTCCCGTAAAACAGGTGATACCTTATCATCCAAATGTGGCCTGGGGCGTTTCGATCTAACATCAAAAAGCTTCTGTCTACACATTCCTATGATTTTCATATACTCATCAACAGACATGCCAAACTTTGAAGCCATTGCAGAGGTGCTAGTTCTCTCTATTAACACATTTCTACTATTGAACTCGTTGTCAGGATCACTCATCCTCGAGAGATCACAGTTACCAGATTGTTTAATGTAGTAGTGCTCTTTAAACAGAGGTGCATGCTCTCCAAGTACGTCATCAACCTATCAAGACAACAGACAAATTTGAAATCATTAAACAATCATCTGAATACCGAAGAAAAAATAGCTGCAATAGTGTGTCCCTTGAAGTTGATCTCAAGAAGCTACCAAATACTGTACCTCTTTACTGGTCCAAATGTAGAATGCACCCTCCTTTTTTTTGGAGGCACCTTCAAACTCTGCACTATCAGCATCCTCTGCCGAAAAGATTTCACCATCAGGGCCAATCATCTCTCTCCTTAGATAATCGAAAATATCCCGAGATACACTTGAATAGATGACATCTTTTGTGATGGAAAACACATCCAGATAAACATTAGCAAGCTGACCTTGGTCGTACAACATCTTCTCAAAATGTGGTActgcaaaaaaataaagagcATCTTCAATAGAGGAGCCAGGAATAGGACGGCCTAAACTAAAATGTTAAAACAATTAGATAGAGGAAGGTGAACATTATAATTGACATATTTCATATGAAAATCATAGGAATGCAACAGGACGGGGGTGGCCTCAAATGCTGCCCCTTCCCCTGCCTCTCTCCATCGCCAAGCATCCTCAGCAGATGATCTAATTACCAAAATTCACAATTTCACTTAATTTAGAGAATTAATGAGAAGAACGAACCATGCCAACATTCATCGACACTGTATCTGTGAAAACCACCTCCAACATGATCATGAATACCACCTCTTGCCATGCTCTGAAGTGTGTACAAAACCATAGGTAAGTTTCCCTTTGATTCACCTGACATCCCATTCTCCCGAAACTTCTTTGAGTGATATAGCATCAACTGTATTTCAACTGGTCTAGGAAATTTTGGCGCTGAACCAAAGCCACCAAACTTTGGATCATAGTTGTCAGAAAGCTATGaggaatgaaaaaaatattaggcGCTTGGAAAGTTAACAAGAAAATTCTTGGAAACCAAGCAAAGAGATTAAGATATCTCAGCACAAAAAACGAGCTTACAATAAAACCTGAAAACGAATNccccccccccccccccccccccccaaaaaaaaaaaaaataatacctGTTCAGCACATTTCTGCAATGCAATTTCTTGAAGCCCTTCTGCCAGCTTTTCCGACCTTGTGGTAGCAGTTAGTGCCTCGGAAAGTTGTTCTATGGCGAAAGTCCCACTCTGGACTAGCTCATCCTTCTTACTGTCCCAAGCTTCTTTCACTTTCCTATCAAATAACAGAGATTTATAAAAGCTCTTCCGACTTTTATGCAACATCTGAAATTAAAATACTGGCCAACAAGATATTTCCatacaaaaaaagaaaatctacttaaaaatatattatcaatCTGAATAAAAACAATGTTACGATGAATGTACTGATACCTAAGCACAGTTTTAAAGCCAGGTCTGCCATATTTATCATCTGGAGGAAAGTAAGTACCACCCATCAAAGGCTTTAAGTCGGGTGAAAGGAAAACGCTTAATGGCCAACCACCACCACCATAGAGCGCCTGCACATATGTCATGTATACCTGAAGAAATAAAAAGTGGAAAAATAAGCGCTTAAGTCAGATATTTCTCAGAAATTTTGGCAATCGAATAATATAAGAAATCAAGGTGAAATTCTGAAATCGTTTAGTAAGAGTAATGGGGAGAAAAACTAATGGCTAGGATAAGTTGACAGTTGATACAATATGTGGGATTACCTTATCAACATCCGGTCTTTCTTCTCGATCCACCTGCCAAGAATACTTTTAAAGAACACCATTTTATAGGGAAAAAAAATAGGAAAGGACATTTCAAAGAAGTCGAGAGTTCCACCTTGATACTGACAAACCAATCATTGAGCAATTTGGCCACATCTTCATTCTCAAAAGATTCAACCTCCATAACATGACACCTCAATTGAAAAATTgttgcccaaaaaaaaaaactcagatcgaaatattaaatatatgacGCCCAGTGacgataaaagaaaaataaacttcaCATGAGACTGATAAAAAATCATACCAATGACATGTGCTGTATCCAACTTCAAAATGAAAGATGATCCCATAATTGCACGAAAAGGCATGAagtaaaaatccaaaagaaaaaaagatattAAGTTAATGATTttgcacaaattttaaaaactcaAGAGACCAGGCTTGATAATCTAGGACTAAGGAATGAACCACAAGTGCggaaaggaaaaataaatagGCCGTACTTGACAGAAAGATAGGAACATCTCTTCTACGAGCTACTGAAAATGCCTCTTCACTCCATGGATACCAATCAACCTATTTAAAAACCAGATCAAAAAACACCAACGCCCATAAAATAAGAGCTGAATATAGGGCCGAAGACAGTTCCCCTGaaagaaatattattaaaaatctcaTGCCTGATTATTCAATATTGTGAGCGTGTCTGAAATCTGACACGCCGTTACACGCAAAGAGCCGCTAAACGAAGGAAATCACCAATACACATGCAGAAAACAAAAGTCGAACTCTGAATAATGTAACATGTATCATTTTGATCTTCAAACAGTGTATGTGCCCAGAACTAAGCTTATCACACACCCATAACTCCACAACACCTAAAAGATTTAATCTTCACGGAGCTCCGAGGAATACTCACAGGATTATGCGCGTGCTGAAGAAGGTAAGGACTGTGCTCCAGAGCAAGGCGATTGCGCTGCTTGTGGGTCTCCGACGACGTCGTTTCCGAAGTCTTATCCGCAGCCATCGAAAAGACGCCGGAAACTATAATGGGCCTCCGAAAAACGATGGATAAAGGCCAGGAAAACGGAAGAAACTCCGAATTATTGAATTTCTTCAGTGAATTATTGGTGGGTATAATGTGAGAATTGAATTGACGTGACCGGGAGGAAGAAAAGATCCATCTTTTGAGCATAGGGAATCAATTATTAATAGGGAGAAGTTAAACGATAACGAGAAAAGGAGAATTTATAGAGCTCTTTGTGAATTGAGGAGCATTTTTGCCACGGAGTTTTGACATTTGGTGCCGAAGAGTAACATGCTCTGCCACGTGGCATCTAGAAGGTTGATTTCAATTATCAGTAAACCGAAGTTCGAAagcagtggttcaagcccaaaataaatgaaaatcatTGGGCTCGTATCGGTCCAATTATCTTCATGGTCGGCCCATTAAGTATAGTTGGATTGGGAACATCGCCCCCATTGTCTACTTAAGCGCTCGAATACTAAACTTTTAAGAAAAAAGCATTTGATTTTTCAATGCCTCAGGCAATGTGCTGAGGGGCACCTCAGCGCCACATATGCTGCCTCCTTTGTGCCCTTGAGTTCTCCAGGACCATGGGAGAGGTGCCTAGCTGCTCGTAAAGTGGCGCTATGTACGAGTTTTGCATGATACAGTACATCTAAATGGTGTTCTTTGATGGTTTTCATCTGAGTTTTGGATGAAAGAACATCTCACCGCTGGAACAACATGTCCCTACAATTTGATATCTATAAATACATGATCAAGGATCAATATTAAGAATTTTTTATCAGATTTTTCTGAACATCTTATGTACTCATATTGTTTGCATATTTTTCTTTGTATTCTAAAAGAGACTTTGCTTCATTTCTGGCTATGAAACTTGTGATTTATAGTGTTATTATGATGAGTCGAAAATTATTGTATCTTGGAAGACGGTTGTCATATCTCGTGAGTACCAAATACAGGACAAATTCGTTTTAAAGGCAAAGAGTTATCTCTTACATCGACTTCAAATTTgctaatataattttataagtcTATCATATTCAAGTTGAGATCAATGAAATAGATTGGAGAAAACCCTACCAACAACACATAGCATGTGACACTTGCTTGAATAAATTAACTatgtgaaatatatatattttattcttataaGTGTAATCGTGAAAGAACGTAACACTTCAAAAATTTTGAGTTGTTTAGTCaaaatttatggattttaataataataatttaattataggaAATAAATTTTATCGGCAAATTGTCCATAAATCCCTATTGAAGTTCTGAACTTTACGGTCAGTACCCAAtagttaatatatttatattcaatgCCTGAAAAATTGTATTTGTATGTTTAAACTCCCCAATGAAGGGGAAAAGACCGAATTACcctcatattttattaaaacccaTTACTACCCCTCTACTTATACTATTTgctgatatttttaatttattattattgtattatATATTCTCTCCCTTCTTCTACAGATTGCTTCGACGGGAGAGAGCTTCTGAGACGCAGCAAATGGGGGAAAAAATGGCGACAAACAAATCTGCAGAAGCTAGCACCTCGAATAAATGTCGAAGAACTAGAAATAAGAAGAAATCCAAGCAAGGTACGAACGAGAAATCCAAGCAAAGAACGAACGAGAAATCCAAGCAACGAACGAACGAGAAATCCAAGCAAGGTACGAACGAGAACCACCTTTTCCTCAATGTCTAGGGTTTGTTAATTGTGGATACTTGTTTGTGGTTTTGAAACTGTTATTGTTTGTTTTAGGTAATTGACAACCTTTTTTCCCCAATTTATAGGCTTTGTTCTtgatattgttattcattcGATTTTTTTAGTTGTACTGttaatattttaagaaattttgattaaattcaaaaattagtaGTTGTGCTTGATTTCGTAGCTGCTGTTCCAAATTCCTTGTGTTATGCACAATTCAATTTTTatgtgattatttatttttgcgtCTACTGTGGTGGCCAgtgcaattaaattttttgcgtCTAATACCATGGCTAGATTTGTTGATCAAATAGACAtgtctaaatgctattttattgttttgtgtATATGCAATTATGTTCTGTTTCTTATTCTTTTTTGTAATTGTGTTTCTAATAGTTATTGTATAATTGTTTTATGTTTGTTAATGTAGAAACTACTGCAGAAGACAAACCAACTCATGATTTTCATGAGAAGAAGAGTGGTAAAGAATATTTTTCACGATGTTCCCCTCCTTATTTTAAAACTGTGATGAGAGAATTGAAGCCAATTCTAGGTGAGCAGCATATGAGTCGGATAAATGATACTCCTTTCGCCAAATGGATTGATATGCCAGTCCTTGCTATTAGTAGTGGGCGGATCGATTATTTTTTGAACAGATTTCAGGGTGATTCGTGTTCTTTTTTTGTTGGTGATAACATTACCATCCTTTCAAATCAGCTGATTTCTCAATTGTTCTCGGCCTACATCACATTGGACAGCCAGTTGACTTGGACCTGAAACTGGAGTCCAAATTTTTGACTCGTCATTTTGACGGCAAGGTCACCAAAGCCAACCGAATAGGCATTTATGAAAAATTGATTTTCCTTGCAAGTAGTGACGATGAATGTGATATTGATGATTTTGTGAGAACtttcattttgttcattttcaaCAGCATAATATTTCCCACGGGCAATTATATCACTCCTGGATTTATATTTCCTTATCTCGATGATCTtacgatattttttaaatatgcttGGGGAGATGCTGCTTTCCGATTTTTATATCGAGAAATATGTCAGATCGGGAAAAAACTTTATGTTGATGGATGCACGGTTGGATTGATGGTTAGTATTCAGCTTTACTAATTATGATCTTAGTAtttgtcattaaattttattttattttttgttttaggcTTGGTTATATGAGACAGTCCCAGTTTTAGGAGTAAGGCGTGGTTTAAATGTTTACCCTCGGTTGTTTTCTTGGGGGAAAAGCAAGATCCCACTAAATGCAGCTGGCACTGAAACATTGTTGAAACACATAGATTCAACTCAGGtacttataattattttagtttattaatGTAGTTGTGCAAAATTAATGTTTAGTTGATTGAAagttgtatttatttttatttgtgaataGGTTCTGTCGATACATCCATTTTGTGAGGAGGAAAAGTTGTTAGTGGATATGAATCTTGTTTTAAACCAAGAAACGAATAGATCTGAAGTAAAACGTTTTGAGAAACTTGTCTTGAAACAAATGAATGATTTAAAGATACTGAGAAAGAGATGTGCTGAATTAGAGGGTGAAAAGGTTCGACGTAGAATGAAGGGAAAAAGGTCTGTGGAGGATAAACGTGACAATGTTGTTGAATCTGAAGAAAAGGTTgataaaacagaagaaaagatgaCTTTTGAGTCACCACATGATGCAAGAGCTAACTTTGGTGATTTTGTTGACGTAGTGGTAAATGCAGTTGTTTCTGATTTGgctaaagaaaagaaagagttaGATGAATCTCATTCTTTGAATGCTTCGGTTGATGAGAGCATTGGTGGTAGTTTTGTTGCTACTTGTGAAGTGGAGAAGAAAACTATTTCTCAATCTTCAATTGCGGATCATGTGAGGGCTAGGGATGATcgtgtgaagaaaaaaaaaggttcCATGTTTGTGACTCCACCTAGCTCAACACCAAGACGTAAGAGGAAGATGACGAAACAGGTAAATGAAGTGTCAATTATTTCCAAATCGATTGTATTAAgtttaatttagtttttctGTTTTTCAGTACTATTGTTGtaaatgatgtttggattttcTGTTATATTGTTGAATATATCGCCGCTTTTGGATAGGAAGTTATAGACGTTGAGAAGAAAGGAAATACTCCTGGCAAGGTTGCCATGGATGAGTTTCAAGGTAGATCAGATTTTTGTGGACATGAAGAAGCTGATGATGAAGAGAGAAAATTGGTGACAAACTTTCTTGCTAGAAAAGAGTTGGAGTACGTTGATCTTCCGTATGTTTCTTCTTCTTATTTTCGTAATAATTTGTCCTAATTTTTCTAATGAAATTGAATTTTCTATTTTGTAGTGTTGTCGTTTGGCAAGATACGGTTATGAGTTTAAGTGGACCGATATTATGTCATTTTCTTTTTGGTGATCCTGTTGAGTCTGAGATAATTAATGTTTACATGAGAATTATGCAAAAGCAAAGTTTGCATCATGGATTTGAGATTTATTGCATGGACACAATGGTGCAGGTTCGTAGTAGTCCGAGTTTtgcgtttttttttgtttttgttttactaTATTAAGATAAATTAGTATATGTGTTCTTGAATGTGTAGAAAGAAGTCCTAACGAAATTGGAACAACATGGAAAAAGATCGATGGTACATCGGGATGATTATGGAGCTTTTCTTTCACTGATGACCTCTTTCACGATGGCTAGACTGCAGGAACTGACTGGAGAATTATTTAGAAGATGCAGATACATCATTTTCCCTATGAATGACAGGTGGCATTGGTTTTTGTTGGTTTACAAAAGAGATGAAGGGATATTTAAACTGTGGAACTCCATGCATGATCCATTCTCAGTTGGGAAAGCCAAAGTTTATGTAAGTTTACTTTGAAATGTTCAAAGTTTATGTAAATACAAATTAAGATTAAATTTTGAAAGTATTGTTTGTTGCAGACAAAGTTTTTGGCTGGTTCCATACGTCACTTATGTGGCTTCGACCTTGTAAGTGAGCTAGTGTTAAGAGAACCTTGTCGTCAACAAGATGCAACCCTCAATTGTGGCGTctatgcatgcatgtggttggAGTGTCTAGCCCGTGACACAGATGAGATCTGGAGCTATGCACAGGATGTGAAAATGGACACTTATCGAGCACGTTTGGCAGCCACAATATTATCTGATGAAAATGGATTGTTGAAAAACAAGTTTGAGTAATTAATTACTCCTCACTATTCTGTTGGTTAAGAAGTTACAGTAGTACTGGAGTTTGAACATTTCAAGTCTATGTTTAATTGTTGGTTTAAATTATGTACTGAAGACACACCAATTGATTATTATCGTGTTTGTGTTAGCTGTTACGAACTTCAATATCTATTtctgttaaaatttatttgtttctgGGAAAGTTTGGCGTATCATTTGTTCAATTTTCAGAGATTGGTTAACGTGGTATTTTAAATGGTACATAtcaatttagaaaataaaattgagtACAAAAATTGCATTATTGGGTATATTACGTGTAACTATGAGTACAAATGTTAAATAATCGAATATATCTAACTAATCTAATATTTAGTCATACATTAGTAAACACACAATAGTATTTAACTAATCGAGGACAATGTACACACAAATTGAGCACAATATACACATGAATTGATTACAATGTACATATTTATTGATTACAGTGTACGATTAAATTGAGTACAATGAACATATGAATCGAGTACAATGACTTGTCAATCCAGCACAACGTAGAGTAGTTCATCTATTCATGCTAGGATCACCAAGTCAATATCCGACGAAGTTGTTATTAGTCAAATTTCGAAGACCATAAGATGTCTGATTGAGTATACATATGAAATAATAGAGCACAATTCACAATCAATCGGgtataaatatgttaaaatcatgtatacatgtaAATAAATCgagaactgaaattgaagatgtatgaaaatcatgaaatTGACATATAACATGAATTTGAGTGCTCGATTAATGTACATGTATACCtgattttaaaacatgtatactTGATTTATTGTAAATTGTGCCTCATAACATACGACATATACTTTCACCAAAATATAGATGAATATGTTGGATTTACCTTGAAAATAACCTACGTCCACTAGAAAAACACAGCAAGAAGAGAAGTGATCTTGTACGCTTTAGAAGTTCTTGTACAAAACATCAAGTGATGGTACTATAAATTGATATCCATCCTTCTACTTTACTTGGTGAAGTATTGTGTATCCTATGTATTCGTTATTATGTCAAATTTCGAAGACCATAAGATGTCTGATTGAGTATACATATGAAATAATAGAGCACAATTCACAATCAATCGGGTATAAGTATGTTACAATCAGGTATACATGTAAATAAATCgagaactgaaattgaagatgtatgaaaatcatgaaatTGACATATAACATGAATTTGAGTGCTCGATTAATGTACATGTATACCtgattttaaaacatgtatactTGATTTATTGTAAATTGTGTCTCATAACATACGATATATACTTTCACCAAAATATAGATGAATATGTTGGATTTACCTTGAAAATAACCTACGTCCACTAGAAAAACACAGCAAGAAGAGAAGTGATCTTGTACGCTTTAGAAGTTCTTGTACAAAACATCAAGTGATGGTACTATAAATTGATATCCATCCTTCTACTTTACTTGGTGAAGTATTGTGTATCCTATGTATTCGTTATTATGTCAAATTTCGAAGACCATAAGATGTCTGATTGAGTATACATATGAAATAATAGAGCACAATTCACAATCAATCGGgtataaatatgttaaaatcaGGTATACATGTAAATAAATCGAGAACTAAAATTGAAcatgtatgaaaatcatgaaatTGACATATAACATGAATTTGAGTGCTCGATTAATGTACATGTATACCtgattttaaaacatgtataccCGATTTATTGTAAATTGTACCTCATAACATACGATATATACTTTCACCAAAATATAGATGAATATGTTGGATTTACCTTGAAAATAACCTACGTCCACTCGAAAAACACAGCAAGAAGAGAAGTGATCTTGTACGCTTTAGAAGTTCTTGTACAAAGATCAAGTGATGGTACTATAAATTGATATCCATCCTTCTACTTTACTTGGTGAAGTATTGTGTATCCTATGTATTCGTTATTATGTCAAATTTCGAAGACCATAAGATGTCTGATTGAGTATACATATGAAATAATAGAGCACAATTCACAATCAATCGGgtataaatatgttaaaatcaGGTATACATGTAAATAAATCgagaactgaaattgaagatgtatgaaaatcatgaaatTGACATATAACATGAATTTGAGTGCTCGATTAATGTACATGTATACCtgattttaaaacatgtataccTGATTTATTGTAAATTGTGCCTCATAACATACGATATATACTTTCACCAAAATATAGATGAATATGTTGGATTTACATGTCAGGAACAACCGGAAAAGTAGGAAGAATGTCACATAGCCTATCCGGACCTCTAAACGGACCCCGTGTAACGGTCCGTGCCTTCAAAGCCAAAAGAAGAGTTTGACAGAGTATACACGGACCCAAtgacggacctgtacacggggtccgtgtccgtTAGCACCAGAGAAGACAAGTTTGATAGAGTCTACACGGATCTCACAACGGACCTttgcacggggtccgtgtccagtGTTTTCCCAAAAATGTATATTACAATAGATACACGAATGTTTACCCGGatccctacacggggtccgtgttgAAGCATTTCAAACATGCCGATCTCCAGAGTGTACACAGACCTTGAAACGGACtggtacacggggtccgtgtatagcactttcaaaattttctacttCGCGGTAATACACGGACCTATACACGGAcacctacacggggtccgtgcatTCTAATTCCAGCTGATATCAGATTTCAAAATCGCGATTTCTTTTCTAAAATCCCTAAATCCCTAAATTCCCAAATCATTTCTCTCCTTCGCTCACGCCGCTTCCGGCCGCTCCGCTGCCTCCCTTGCACCATCTTCAACACCGAGCACTACTCAACTCCCATTCTCCTTCACTCACGCAGCCTCACGTAATATCCCTCCTCCACTAGCTGCGCCGCCCTACTTCCGTCGCCGGCCGCCATCCACCATTGCACTATAACACCTCATTCTAGTTCCGGTAAGCGTGGCTTCACACTCACTCCCTAGGATTATTGCCTGTTCTTTTGGAAATTGATTGGGTATTTGTTTTCGGTGGTTGGGTGCTATTCTCCGAGTAGAGGGCTTTTGGAATTTGATTGTAGACAGGATTGCATTAATATTAATTGAGTCTTGATCACATCGATTGTGGATTGATTTGCATTAAAGTTTGGTTGATTATCGTTGCGGTTAAATAGGCTCGTGCATTGTTTCGTTTGTTTGGGATCGGTTTGGATTGTGTTTCTGAATTGGGTTTGTTGTGCTTCATTAGTTGCATATTTGAATCTAGCTACCTCGATCGCCATGCCTCCTCGCCGACACACTAGTAAGCGCGCCCGAGGCGGCGCATCATCATCCTCTGGGTCCGCAAGGTTAGCAATTGATCCCACTAGGTTCACCAACCGCGATAATTTCGAGTGGTACTCCGCACTGCATGAGAACTCCGTCATCATGGAACGTTCTATTCATCCACGAATTGACCATGAAGTGCCACTCCGAGCAGAGTTTGATAAATTTGGTTGGGGACCTCTATTAGACATCACCGGGCCTTATTACCCTGACTTGGTATGGCAATTCTACGCCAACTTTGAGGAAAAGGACAAAACTGGGATGCAACACATCCGTACGTACGTCAAGGGGATTACTATCGCGTTGACTAGCGATTATCTGGCCGCTATATTGAACGTCCCCAATGACGGGCCCCCGGTAGTTTTCAACCAGTTGGACCTTTTCTTGTCAGATATCACATTCCGAATCCCTCAG
This window of the Primulina huaijiensis isolate GDHJ02 chromosome 3, ASM1229523v2, whole genome shotgun sequence genome carries:
- the LOC140972076 gene encoding uncharacterized protein, encoding MAWLYETVPVLGVRRGLNVYPRLFSWGKSKIPLNAAGTETLLKHIDSTQVLSIHPFCEEEKLLVDMNLVLNQETNRSEVKRFEKLVLKQMNDLKILRKRCAELEGEKVRRRMKGKRSVEDKRDNVVESEEKVDKTEEKMTFESPHDARANFGDFVDVVVNAVVSDLAKEKKELDESHSLNASVDESIGGSFVATCEVEKKTISQSSIADHVRARDDRVKKKKGSMFVTPPSSTPRRKRKMTKQEVIDVEKKGNTPGKVAMDEFQGRSDFCGHEEADDEERKLVTNFLARKELEYVDLPVVVWQDTVMSLSGPILCHFLFGDPVESEIINVYMRIMQKQSLHHGFEIYCMDTMVQKEVLTKLEQHGKRSMVHRDDYGAFLSLMTSFTMARLQELTGELFRRCRYIIFPMNDRWHWFLLVYKRDEGIFKLWNSMHDPFSVGKAKVYTKFLAGSIRHLCGFDLVSELVLREPCRQQDATLNCGVYACMWLECLARDTDEIWSYAQDVKMDTYRARLAATILSDENGLLKNKFE
- the LOC140973346 gene encoding uncharacterized protein, which codes for MLKRWIFSSSRSRQFNSHIIPTNNSLKKFNNSEFLPFSWPLSIVFRRPIIVSGVFSMAADKTSETTSSETHKQRNRLALEHSPYLLQHAHNPVDWYPWSEEAFSVARRRDVPIFLSIGYSTCHWCHVMEVESFENEDVAKLLNDWFVSIKVDREERPDVDKVYMTYVQALYGGGGWPLSVFLSPDLKPLMGGTYFPPDDKYGRPGFKTVLRKVKEAWDSKKDELVQSGTFAIEQLSEALTATTRSEKLAEGLQEIALQKCAEQLSDNYDPKFGGFGSAPKFPRPVEIQLMLYHSKKFRENGMSGESKGNLPMVLYTLQSMARGGIHDHVGGGFHRYSVDECWHVPHFEKMLYDQGQLANVYLDVFSITKDVIYSSVSRDIFDYLRREMIGPDGEIFSAEDADSAEFEGASKKKEGAFYIWTSKEVDDVLGEHAPLFKEHYYIKQSGNCDLSRMSDPDNEFNSRNVLIERTSTSAMASKFGMSVDEYMKIIGMCRQKLFDVRSKRPRPHLDDKVIVSWNGLAISSFARASKILKGEQEGTQYYFPVVGTDAKEYLEVAEKAASFIRNHLYNQQTRRLNHSFRNGPSKAPGFLDDYAFLISGLLDLYEFGGSILWLKWAIELQHIQDELFLDKDGGGYFNTQGDDPSVLLRVKENHDGAEPSGNSVSVINLVRLASLVATNSDHYRHNAEHLLAVFEKRLKESPMAVPLMCCAADMLAVPSRKQVVLSGNMFSPEFDSMLASAHASYDPNKTVIHIDPLNAEDMGFWEDKNQKIAMMAKNNFASGKVVAIVCQNFTCSPPVHDPTALESLLSKISHI